The proteins below are encoded in one region of Cololabis saira isolate AMF1-May2022 chromosome 13, fColSai1.1, whole genome shotgun sequence:
- the LOC133458477 gene encoding vitellogenin-1-like — translation MKAVVLALTLAFVAGQSPNFAPEFAVGKTYVYKYETLLLGGLPDEGLARAGLNISSKVLIRAMSENTYLMKFAEPELYEYSGVWPKDPLTPSSKLKAALAPQLTIPIKFQYTNGIVGQIEAPEGVSTLVLNIYRGILNILQLNIKKTHNVYDLQEAGTQGVCKTLYSINEDLKAERILLTKTRDLNHCQEEVIKNIGLAYTETCDKCQKESKNLRGTTSFSYTLKPSPSGTMIMKAAVSELIQFLPLSEVHGAVQMETKQRLVFLEIAKDPIPSISAQYTPRGSIKYEFSTELLQTPLQLIKISNLQAQVVEILNHLVSNNVEKVHEEAPMKFLELIQLLRTARYEDLEMFWGQYKKISTHRHWFLDAIPATGTPAVLRFIKEKFVADDLSLVEASQALVAAVHMVSANLETIKLVETLSLEPKILENPILREIVLLGYGTMISKYCAETPSCPVELVKPIQDRLSEAVSKREIENIILFVKILANAGHPSSLKSITKIIPIHGTTAVTLPLRVHVEAILALRNIAKKEPRRVQELALQLYMDKALHPELRMLSCIVLFETSPSMGLVTTVANIVKTEKNLQVASFTYSHMKSLSRSPSIIHPSLAAACSVAMKVLGPKLDRLSMRFSRAVHVDLYDSSLMLGAAATAFYINDAATLLPRSVVAKTRAFLAGAAADVLEIGVRTDGLQEALLKNPSITERTDRITKMKRILKALSQWRSLPTDKPLASLYVKLFGQEIAFANIEKTLIEEAITYASGPSIKKYGREALETLLLSGVSLSYAKPVLAAEVRRILPTAAGLPLELSLYSTAVAAAVVKIKPTTQPPLSEGFPIVSLLETDIQLETEVEPSVAMNTFAVMGINTPIIQATMVSRVKLNSIVPSKIAARLDIKEGDFKIEVLPVSVPENITSLNVETFAVVRNIEDLASEKITPIIPLRSVSSKILSSVSSITSISEEAISMEVEDAKLTENIRLLSKRYCAQYVGIGLKACIKVATKNAGSIRDIALYKLAGSHHASLSITPIEGEAVEKLQMEVRVGVKAAEKLIRQINLSEEIIEETPVLMKLNKILASSRKSSLSGSSSSSSSIASSSSSRSSSSGSINSSSRRSSKSSSASTLTSLFSAGSSSSSSSNHRSRQISHRFEKDHKKAVNSAMYSKSKSSDSSFEAIYRQNKFLGNEAATVVAIFQAVRTDKKLQGYQLSAYLDKPSARLQIVFAPLSTEYNWKICVDGVVLSKHKVTAKISWGANCKEYSTMISGETGLVESSPAARLRMSWERLPSSLRRYGEMVYKYVPAKMLADLIKGKNSTRQLSFTVIAASEKALNFTARLPVRTVYNMTLSLPITLPLKEIKTFTPFDEVIDKAHYVFAKAVATQCRSVEDTLITFNNRSYTRDMPQSCYQVLAQDCTEELKFMVLLMKDSTGQSHINVKIANIDIDLFSKIEVAVKVNGRETTLPYDHPTDGIVIRKTGEGISVYAPSHGLQEVYVDQKSYTIKVVDWMKGKTCGLCGKADGEIREEYRTPNGRVSKNAVSFAHSWTLSAESCRDNSECRLKLESVQLEKQVNIEGENSRCFSVEPVLRCLPGCFPVKTSPVTVGFNCMPSDSAPERSSSIFDSSVDLRETTEAHLACSCTAQCA, via the exons GCCGGAACTCAGGGTGTGTGCAAGACCCTCTACTCCATCAATGAAGATCTAAAGGCTGAACGTATCCTCCTGACCAAGACCAGGGACTTGAACCACTGCCAGGAAGAGGTCATTAAAAACATCGGGTTGGCATACACCGAGACATGCGACAAATGCCAGAAG GAATCCAAAAACCTTAGAGGTACAACATCATTCAGTTACACCTTGAAACCATCTCCAAGCGGCACCATGATCATGAAGGCAGCTGTCAGTGAGCTGATCCAATTCTTACCTCTCTCTGAGGTCCATGGAGCTGTTCAAATGGAAACCAA GCAGAGACTGGTGTTCCTTGAGATTGCAAAAGACCCTATTCCATCCATCTCAGCTCAGTATACTCCCCGTGGATCTATCAAGTACGAGTTCTCCACCGAACTTCTTCAGACACCCCTTCAGCTTATCAAGATCAGTAACTTACAGGCCCAG GTTGTCGAGATTCTGAATCACCTGGTTTCAAACAATGTTGAGAAGGTCCATGAGGAAGCCCCTATGAAGTTTTTGGAATTGATTCAGCTCTTACGTACAGCTCGCTATGAAGACCTGGAAATGTTCTGGGGCCAGTACAAAAAGATATCTACCCACAG ACACTGGTTTTTGGATGCAATCCCTGCCACTGGAACTCCTGCTGTTCTTAGGTTCATCAAGGAGAAATTCGTGGCTGATGACTTGAGTCTTGTTGAGGCATCTCAGGCTTTGGTTGCAGCTGTTCACATGGTGTCAGCAAACCTTGAAACCATCAAGCTGGTAGAG ACCCTGTCACTGGAACCCAAAATATTGGAAAACCCAATTCTGCGTGAGATTGTCCTCCTCGGCTATGGTACAATGATTTCCAAATACTGCGCTGAAACACCTTCCTGTCCTGTTGAACTTGTAAAG CCCATCCAGGACCGTCTTTCCGAGGCTGTTTCtaagagagagatagagaacATCATCTtgtttgttaagattttggcaAATGCTGGACATCCTTCAAGTCTCAAGTCAATCACGAAGATCATACCCATACATGGCACTACTGCTGTAACTCTGCCACTAAGAGTCCATGTTGAAGCCATCCTGGCCCTCAGGAACATTGCAAAGAAAGAGCCCAGAAGG GTTCAGGAATTGGCCCTTCAGCTCTACATGGACAAGGCTCTTCACCCAGAACTTCGCATGCTTTCATGCATTGTCCTGTTTGAGACAAGTCCTAGTATGGGATTGGTGACAACTGTTGCCAACATTGTGAAGACAGAGAAGAATTTGCAAGTGGCCAGCTTCACTTACTCTCACATGAAGTCCCTGAGCAGGagcccctccatcatccatccttcact TGCTGCAGCTTGCAGTGTGGCCATGAAAGTCTTGGGTCCAAAGTTGGACAGACTGAGCATGCGTTTCAGCAGAGCAGTCCATGTCGACCTCTATGACA GTTCCTTGATGCTTGGTGCGGCTGCCACTGCTTTCTACATCAATGATGCTGCCACCCTTCTTCCACGATCTGTTGTTGCTAAGACCAGAGCCTTCcttgctggagctgcagctgatGTTCTGGAG attGGAGTGAGAACTGACGGCCTCCAAGAGGCTCTTCTGAAAAACCCATCAATCACTGAGAGAACTGACAGGATCACCAAGATGAAGCGTATCCTTAAGGCT CTGTCTCAGTGGAGGTCTCTGCCCACCGACAAACCCCTGGCTTCCTTGTATGTCAAGTTGTTTGGACAAGAAATTGCCTTTGCAAACATCGAGAAAACCTTGATTGAAGAAGCTATTACG TATGCCAGTGGACCTTCTATTAAGAAATACGGAAGAGAGGCTCTCGAGACTCTGCTGCTGTCCGGTGTCAGCTTGAGCTACGCCAAGCCTGTGCTGGCTGCTGAGGTGCGACGCATCTTGCCTACGGCTGCTGGTCTTCCATTGGAGCTCAGTCTGTACTCTACTGCTGTAGCTGCAGCTGTTGTCAAGA TCAAACCCACCACACAACCACCACTGTCAGAAGGTTTCCCCATCGTGAGCCTTCTGGAGACTGACATTCAGCTTGAGACTGAAGTCGAACCAAG TGTTGCAATGAATACCTTTGCTGTGATGGGAATTAACACCCCCATTATCCAGGCAACCATGGTATCAAGAGTTAAGCTCAACTCTATTGTTCCATCCAAAATTGCTGCAAGACTTGACATCAAGGAGGGTGACTTTAAGATCGAAGTTCTTCCAGTTTCTGTGCCTGAAAACATTACATCCCTGAA TGTTGAGACCTTTGCTGTGGTGAGAAATATCGAGGATCTTGCTTCTGAAAAAATCACTCCCATCATTCCCTTGCGATCTGTTTCAAGCAAGATTCTGTCATCTGTCTCATCTATTACA TCAATATCTGAAGAGGCCATTTCCATGGAAGTAGAAGATGCCAAGCTTACGGAAAACATCCGTCTCCTTTCAAAGAGATATTGTGCTCAGTATGTTGGTATTGGACTCAAGGCCTGTATCAAAGTTGCCACCAAAAATGCTGGATCTATCCGGGACATTGCCCTGTACAAACTGGCAGGAAGTCACCATGCTTCTTTATCCATCACACCAA TTGAAGGTGAAGCCGTTGAGAAACTTCAGATGGAAGTCAGGGTTGGAGTAAAGGCTGCAGAGAAGCTCATTAGACAGATCAACCTGAGTGAAGAGATCATTGAGGAAACACCAGTCTTGATGAAGCTCAACAAAATCCTGGCTTCCAGCCGCAAGTCCTCCTTATCTGGCTCAAgcagctcttcctcctccatcgCTTCCAGCTCCTCATCTCgctccagcagcagcggcagcataAACAGCTCTTCCAGACGTTCTTCCAAATCCAGCTCTGCATCAACCCTTACATCACTCTTCAGTGCTGGCTCAAGTTCCTCTAGCTCCAGCAATCATCGTTCAagg CAGATAAGTCACAGGTTTGAGAAGGATCACAAGAAG GCTGTCAACTCTGCAATGTATTCCAAGAGCAAGAGTAGTGACTCAAGCTTTGAGGCCATTTACAGACAG AACAAATTCCTCGGTAATGAGGCTGCCACCGTTGTCGCCATCTTCCAAGCTGTTAGAACTGATAAGAAGCTGCAGGGATACCAACTCTCTGCCTACCTTGACAAACCAAGTGCCAGACTTCAGATCGTTTTCGCTCCTCTGTCTACTGAGTACAACTGGAAGATCTGTGTTGATGGAGTTGTGCTAAGCAAACACAAAGTCACA GCTAAGATCTCCTGGGGAGCAAACTGCAAGGAATACAGCACCATGATTTCTGGAGAAACTGGTCTTGTTGAATCAAGCCCTGCAGCTCGCCTCAGAATGTCCTGGGAAAGACTGCCCTCTTCCCTTAGACGCTACGGAGaaat GGTGTATAAGTACGTTCCTGCTAAAATGCTGGCTGACTTGATCAAGGGAAAGAACAGCACCAGACAACTCTCATTCACTGTGATTGCAGCGTCTGAAAAGGCACTTAACTTCACTGCAAGATTACCAGTG CGTACAGTCTACAACATGACTTTGAGTCTTCCCATCACTCTGCCTCTGAAAGAGATCAAAACTTTCACCCCCTTTGATGAAGTCATTGACAAGGCCCACTACGTTTTTGCCAAGGCTGTCGCAA CTCAATGTAGATCAGTCGAGGACACATTGATTACATTCAACAACAGGTCATATACGAGGGACATGCCCCAGTCTTGCTACCAGGTCTTAGCGCAGGATTGCACCGAAGAGCTGAAGTTCATGGTTCTGCTGATGAAGGACTCCACTGGACAAAGCCATATCAATGTCAAAATTGCTAACAT CGATATTGATCTCTTCTCCAAGATTGAAGTGGCTGTGAAGGTCAATGGAAGGGAAACCACACTCCCATACGACCATCCAACAG ATGGCATTGTGATCAGAAAAactggagaaggcatttctgTCTATGCACCTAGCCACGGACTTCAAGAGGTTTATGTGGACCAGAAGTCATACACG ATTAAAGTTGTGGACTGGATGAAAGGCAAGACCTGTGGACTCTGTGGAAAGGCTGATGGGGAGATCAGAGAGGAGTATCGCACACCTAATGGACGGGTCAGCAAGAATGCAGTCAGCTTTGCTCATTCCTGGACTCTTTCTGCAGAGAGCTGCAGGGACAACAGTG AGTGCCGTCTGAAGCTTGAATCTGTGCAGCTTGAGAAGCAGGTGAACATTGAAGGGGAGAACTCCAGATGCTTCTCTGTTGAGCCTGTGCTGCGCTGTCTGCCTGGCTGCTTCCCAGTCAAGACCAGCCCTGTCACTGTTGGCTTCAACTGTATGCCCTCTG ATTCTGCTCCTGAGCGCTCGAGCAGCATCTTTGACAGCAGCGTGGATCTGAGGGAAACTACAGAGGCTCACCTGGCCTGTAGCTGCACTGCTCAGTGTGCTTGA